The following proteins come from a genomic window of Iamia sp. SCSIO 61187:
- a CDS encoding M20/M25/M40 family metallo-hydrolase, which translates to MSSSPPRTRRASAAVAALVLAIVALGVSSAPSSAAPAGGRGCANRNNNSVAKLVECVTVEGVRRHQAALQDIADANGGTRASGTPGYDASVSYVADLLSEAGYEVTLDPFEFFAFEPLGPSALEQVAPTPTTYTEDEDFGLLDQTDPGDVTAPVTAVDLQLGLGNASTSGCEPEDFAGFPAGNIALLQRGECTFELKIENAADAGAVGVIIFNQGNTTDPSRNGIPAVTFGNGNTSGIPALGTTYALGAELAQTPDLVMRVFANSARTPEVGQNVLAETRHGDDDQVVMVGGHLDSVFEGPGINDNGSGVAAILETALMMRKVRPTNTVRFAFWGAEEAGLVGSTDYVATRTEAELEQIALYLNFDMLGSPNYANFVYDGDGSDFGLAGPEGSAEIEALFGDFYESRGEAYEGTEIDFRSDYGAFFDVGIPFGGLFSGAEDIKTPEQAALYGGTAGAPFDPCYHSACDTEANVSLDALGTNADSVANATLTYALAETLPGAG; encoded by the coding sequence ATGTCCTCATCTCCGCCTCGCACGAGGCGCGCATCGGCCGCCGTCGCAGCCCTCGTCCTCGCGATCGTCGCCCTCGGCGTCTCGTCGGCTCCCTCGTCCGCCGCACCGGCCGGAGGCCGGGGCTGCGCCAACCGGAACAACAACAGCGTCGCCAAGCTGGTCGAGTGCGTGACCGTCGAGGGCGTGCGCCGCCACCAGGCCGCCCTCCAGGACATCGCCGACGCCAACGGCGGCACCCGGGCCTCGGGCACGCCCGGCTACGACGCCAGCGTCTCCTACGTGGCCGACCTGCTCTCCGAGGCCGGCTACGAGGTGACCCTCGACCCCTTCGAGTTCTTCGCCTTCGAACCCCTCGGCCCCTCCGCCCTGGAGCAGGTGGCGCCCACGCCCACGACCTACACCGAGGACGAGGACTTCGGGCTGCTCGACCAGACCGACCCGGGCGACGTCACCGCCCCCGTCACCGCGGTCGACCTCCAGCTCGGGTTGGGCAACGCGTCGACCTCCGGCTGCGAGCCCGAGGACTTCGCCGGCTTCCCCGCCGGGAACATCGCCCTGCTCCAGCGGGGCGAGTGCACCTTCGAGCTCAAGATCGAGAACGCCGCCGACGCCGGCGCTGTCGGTGTGATCATCTTCAACCAGGGCAACACCACCGACCCGAGCCGCAACGGCATCCCCGCCGTCACCTTCGGCAACGGCAACACCAGCGGGATCCCGGCCCTCGGCACCACCTACGCCCTCGGTGCCGAGCTGGCCCAGACGCCCGACCTGGTGATGCGGGTCTTCGCCAACTCGGCCCGCACCCCCGAGGTCGGCCAGAACGTCCTGGCCGAGACCCGCCACGGCGACGACGACCAGGTCGTCATGGTCGGCGGCCACCTCGACAGCGTGTTCGAGGGCCCGGGCATCAACGACAACGGCTCGGGCGTGGCCGCCATCCTCGAGACGGCGCTGATGATGCGCAAGGTCCGCCCGACCAACACCGTGCGCTTCGCCTTCTGGGGCGCCGAGGAGGCCGGCCTGGTCGGGTCCACCGACTACGTCGCCACCCGCACCGAGGCCGAGCTGGAGCAGATCGCCCTCTACCTGAACTTCGACATGCTGGGCTCGCCCAACTACGCCAACTTCGTCTACGACGGCGACGGCTCGGACTTCGGTCTGGCCGGTCCGGAGGGCTCGGCCGAGATCGAGGCCCTCTTCGGCGACTTCTACGAGAGCCGCGGCGAGGCCTACGAGGGCACCGAGATCGACTTCCGCAGCGACTACGGCGCCTTCTTCGACGTCGGCATCCCGTTCGGCGGCCTGTTCTCGGGGGCCGAGGACATCAAGACGCCGGAGCAGGCGGCCCTCTACGGGGGGACGGCCGGTGCGCCGTTCGACCCCTGCTACCACTCGGCGTGCGACACCGAGGCCAACGTCTCGCTCGACGCGCTGGGCACCAACGCCGACTCGGTGGCCAACGCCACCTTGACCTACGCCCTGGCCGAGACCCTCCCCGGGGCGGGCTGA
- a CDS encoding alpha/beta hydrolase: MEVEGRSPVRFARVDGAAIAYQTWGTGPARVVVVPPLAQNIELTWERPEYRALFARLGAFAHVVHFDKRGTGASDRTDRMPTVDQRVEDLVAVMDAAGVERAHVLGISEGGPVAIALAATYAERVETLALLGSGARTVADESDEERDERQARVGIFHRLWGTDDSVTVDVFAPSLAGDAGYRAWNSRYERQSATPAALRELLDMIEALDVRPLLASVSCPTLLLHRRDDGVVPIARAREAAAMLPSARLVELDGRDHFAHVDIDAWVDHYERFVAGTVTRPRARPGGREVRIETMGGFAVVVDGEPVAAGAWGSRQARLVCKRLALAVDRPVPRDELADMLWPDETDETRRSARLSVVLSGIRRVLGGGLVADRDAVRLDLDAVELDLVALGEAIAAGDDEATVARHAGPVLPEEAYEDWAIAARHRIGAAVGSARRRLAGAALAEERWPDVVAHAHALLDLDGFDERAHEMLVRALVADGRRGEARAAAARYEDCMAELGVRARDLLAADTSSPM; the protein is encoded by the coding sequence ATGGAGGTGGAAGGGAGGTCACCGGTCCGCTTCGCCCGCGTCGACGGGGCGGCGATCGCCTACCAGACGTGGGGCACCGGACCGGCCCGGGTGGTGGTCGTGCCGCCGCTGGCCCAGAACATCGAGCTCACCTGGGAGCGGCCGGAGTACCGGGCCCTCTTCGCCCGGCTCGGCGCCTTCGCCCACGTCGTGCACTTCGACAAGCGGGGCACGGGCGCGTCGGACCGCACCGACCGCATGCCGACCGTCGACCAGCGGGTGGAGGACCTGGTCGCCGTCATGGACGCAGCCGGCGTCGAGCGGGCCCACGTGCTGGGGATCTCCGAGGGCGGACCGGTCGCCATCGCCCTCGCCGCCACCTACGCCGAGCGGGTCGAGACGCTGGCGCTGCTGGGGTCGGGCGCCCGCACCGTCGCCGACGAGAGCGACGAGGAGCGCGACGAGCGCCAGGCCCGGGTGGGCATCTTCCACCGCCTCTGGGGCACCGACGACTCCGTCACCGTCGACGTGTTCGCCCCGAGCCTCGCCGGCGACGCCGGGTACCGGGCGTGGAACTCCCGGTACGAGCGCCAGTCGGCCACGCCCGCGGCGCTGCGCGAGCTGCTCGACATGATCGAGGCCCTCGACGTCCGGCCCCTCCTCGCCTCGGTCTCGTGCCCCACCCTCCTCCTGCACCGGCGCGACGATGGCGTGGTGCCCATCGCCCGGGCGCGGGAGGCGGCGGCGATGCTGCCGTCGGCGCGCCTGGTGGAGCTCGACGGTCGGGACCACTTCGCCCACGTCGACATCGACGCCTGGGTCGACCACTACGAGCGCTTCGTCGCCGGCACCGTGACCAGGCCCCGGGCCCGCCCCGGAGGGCGCGAGGTCCGGATCGAGACGATGGGCGGGTTCGCCGTCGTGGTCGACGGCGAGCCCGTGGCCGCCGGGGCGTGGGGCTCCCGCCAGGCTCGCCTGGTGTGCAAGAGGCTCGCCCTGGCCGTCGACCGGCCCGTGCCCCGCGACGAGCTGGCCGACATGCTGTGGCCCGACGAGACCGACGAGACCCGCCGCAGCGCCCGGCTGTCGGTCGTGCTGTCCGGCATCCGGCGGGTGCTCGGCGGGGGCCTGGTCGCCGATCGCGATGCGGTGCGGCTCGACCTCGACGCCGTGGAGCTCGACCTCGTCGCCCTGGGCGAGGCCATCGCCGCCGGGGACGACGAGGCCACCGTCGCCCGCCACGCCGGGCCGGTCCTGCCCGAGGAGGCGTACGAGGACTGGGCCATCGCCGCCCGGCACCGGATCGGGGCGGCGGTCGGCAGCGCCCGCCGTCGGCTGGCCGGTGCGGCGCTGGCCGAGGAGCGCTGGCCCGACGTGGTCGCCCACGCCCACGCCCTGCTCGACCTGGACGGGTTCGACGAGCGGGCCCACGAGATGCTGGTGCGGGCGCTGGTGGCCGACGGGCGTCGGGGCGAGGCCCGGGCGGCGGCGGCCCGCTACGAGGACTGCATGGCGGAGCTGGGCGTCCGGGCGCGGGACCTGCTGGCCGCCGACACCTCGTCTCCGATGTGA
- a CDS encoding MBL fold metallo-hydrolase produces the protein MDTTPHTKTRLAPTRIAPETFLIHDHHGEGTDPVSVALNTMVIRAAEPVVVDTGMMENREQYLDDVFSLVEPEDVRWVFISHDDVDHTGNVNALMAAAPNATLVIDWFMQERMGASLDVAPSRWRWLRDGDALDVGDRTLHLVRPPIFDSPTTRGLFDPTTEVYWASDAFASPMATPVHRVADLELVPWLEGIHTFAQYVSPWLELVDPARFQRAVDRIEALAPTVIAGCHTPVIDRGYVGDAIAATRSAPWATVAPQPDQSVLDAIQHALAEAA, from the coding sequence ATGGACACCACACCCCACACCAAGACCCGTCTGGCGCCGACCCGGATCGCGCCCGAGACGTTTCTGATCCACGACCACCACGGCGAGGGGACCGACCCGGTCTCGGTCGCCCTCAACACCATGGTGATCCGGGCGGCCGAGCCGGTCGTCGTCGACACCGGGATGATGGAGAACCGCGAGCAGTACCTGGACGACGTCTTCTCGCTCGTCGAGCCCGAGGACGTCCGCTGGGTGTTCATCAGCCACGACGACGTCGACCACACCGGCAACGTCAACGCCCTGATGGCGGCCGCCCCCAACGCGACCCTGGTCATCGACTGGTTCATGCAGGAGCGCATGGGCGCCAGCCTCGACGTGGCTCCGTCGCGGTGGCGGTGGCTGCGCGACGGCGACGCCCTCGACGTCGGGGACCGGACCCTCCACCTGGTCCGGCCGCCGATCTTCGACTCGCCGACCACCCGGGGCCTGTTCGACCCGACCACGGAGGTCTACTGGGCCTCCGACGCCTTCGCCTCCCCCATGGCCACGCCGGTGCACCGGGTCGCCGACCTCGAGCTGGTGCCGTGGCTGGAGGGCATCCACACCTTCGCCCAGTACGTCAGCCCCTGGCTGGAGCTCGTCGACCCCGCCCGCTTCCAGCGGGCCGTCGACCGCATCGAGGCGCTCGCCCCCACGGTGATCGCCGGCTGCCACACCCCGGTGATCGACCGGGGCTACGTCGGCGACGCCATCGCCGCCACCCGCTCGGCGCCGTGGGCCACGGTGGCGCCGCAGCCCGACCAGTCGGTGCTCGACGCCATCCAGCACGCCCTGGCGGAGGCGGCCTGA
- a CDS encoding amidohydrolase family protein, with product MPYSSGRVVHDADAHIMETPTWLRDHADPGVRDRIEPLRYPGGNELRQTGDVDEQQRDLVAAFDRLAERHRSDAYRADEEAEVMRRKNFAATGAFLAEDRPRALDLLGFSSQLVFNTFHNRRLHDWEHGGDVDLAYGAARAHNRGMVEFCAVDERLLPSCYVPLVDLDRAPAMADEAIEMGAAALLVASGCPPGHSPSHRGLDPVWARASEAGIPIVFHVGGTGDLIDPAYFRNGLPVPPDFHGGEENFRSVDYMGIPGPPAQTLATMIFDGVLDRFPALRIGVIEQGAIWVPSWMRQMESAFEAFHRHEDRLQALALRPSEYVRRQVRFTPYPTEDVGWIVAQAGPEVCLFSSDYPHVEGGRRPIERFEASLGDASEEVRRAFYCDNFRDLMGSAAAALAA from the coding sequence ATGCCCTACAGCAGCGGGCGGGTGGTGCACGACGCCGACGCCCACATCATGGAGACGCCCACCTGGCTGCGGGACCACGCCGACCCCGGGGTGCGCGACCGCATCGAACCGCTCCGCTACCCCGGCGGCAACGAGCTGCGCCAGACCGGCGACGTCGACGAGCAGCAGCGCGACCTCGTCGCCGCCTTCGACCGGCTCGCCGAGCGGCACCGGTCCGACGCCTACCGGGCCGACGAGGAGGCCGAGGTCATGCGGCGCAAGAACTTCGCCGCCACGGGGGCGTTCCTGGCCGAGGACCGGCCCCGGGCCCTCGACCTGCTGGGGTTCTCCAGCCAGCTCGTGTTCAACACGTTCCACAACCGGAGGCTCCACGACTGGGAGCACGGCGGCGACGTGGACCTGGCGTACGGCGCGGCCCGGGCCCACAACCGGGGCATGGTCGAGTTCTGCGCCGTCGACGAGCGGCTCCTGCCGTCGTGCTACGTCCCGCTGGTCGACCTCGACCGGGCCCCGGCCATGGCCGACGAGGCCATCGAGATGGGGGCGGCGGCGCTGCTGGTCGCCTCCGGCTGCCCGCCGGGCCACTCCCCCAGCCACCGCGGCCTCGACCCGGTGTGGGCCCGCGCCAGCGAGGCCGGCATCCCGATCGTGTTCCACGTCGGTGGCACCGGCGACCTGATCGACCCGGCCTACTTCCGCAACGGCCTTCCCGTCCCGCCCGACTTCCACGGGGGCGAGGAGAACTTCCGCTCGGTCGACTACATGGGCATCCCCGGCCCGCCGGCCCAGACCCTCGCCACCATGATCTTCGACGGCGTGCTCGACCGGTTCCCCGCCCTCCGCATCGGTGTCATCGAGCAGGGCGCCATCTGGGTGCCGTCGTGGATGCGGCAGATGGAGTCGGCCTTCGAGGCCTTCCACCGCCACGAGGACCGGCTCCAGGCCCTCGCCCTCCGCCCCTCGGAGTACGTCCGCCGGCAGGTCCGGTTCACGCCGTACCCCACCGAGGACGTGGGCTGGATCGTCGCCCAGGCCGGGCCCGAGGTGTGCCTGTTCTCGTCGGACTACCCGCACGTCGAGGGCGGGCGGCGGCCCATCGAGCGCTTCGAGGCCAGCCTGGGCGATGCCTCCGAGGAGGTGCGCCGGGCCTTCTACTGCGACAACTTCCGCGACCTCATGGGCTCGGCCGCCGCCGCCCTCGCCGCCTGA
- a CDS encoding FadR/GntR family transcriptional regulator, with amino-acid sequence MPIGPVARQTVADQVFDQLLRAILTGEDAPGTQLPPERELAVQAGVNRQAVREALQRLRQMGLVEIVHGGGITVRDWRTSAGLALLPMLVVVHDTAVDPVVSRSIMELRAVIGADAARLCARRAPGGTAAVLGAIVDEMDALDGDWSRWGLLGYSYWDAVVGGADNVAYLLAYNTLREVAVALALAERMPPGLLTTEWRQTDLYRELAAAIGAGDAETAGRIAGRLLGAGVAAVDEWLHTLPGERNGSSPA; translated from the coding sequence ATGCCCATCGGCCCCGTCGCCCGGCAGACCGTGGCCGACCAGGTCTTCGACCAGCTGCTCCGGGCCATCCTCACCGGCGAGGACGCTCCCGGCACCCAGCTGCCGCCGGAGCGGGAGCTCGCCGTCCAGGCCGGTGTCAACCGCCAGGCCGTGCGCGAGGCGCTCCAGCGGCTGCGCCAGATGGGACTGGTCGAGATCGTCCACGGCGGGGGCATCACCGTCCGCGACTGGCGCACGTCAGCCGGCCTGGCCCTGCTGCCCATGTTGGTCGTGGTCCACGACACGGCCGTCGACCCCGTCGTCTCCCGCTCGATCATGGAGCTGCGCGCCGTGATCGGCGCCGACGCCGCCCGCCTGTGCGCCCGCCGGGCGCCGGGGGGGACGGCCGCCGTGCTCGGGGCGATCGTCGACGAGATGGACGCCCTCGACGGGGACTGGTCGCGGTGGGGGCTGCTGGGCTACTCGTACTGGGACGCCGTCGTCGGCGGGGCCGACAACGTGGCCTACCTGCTCGCCTACAACACCCTGCGCGAGGTGGCCGTGGCCCTGGCCCTGGCCGAGCGGATGCCGCCCGGCCTGCTGACCACCGAGTGGAGGCAGACCGACCTCTACCGGGAGCTGGCCGCAGCCATCGGCGCCGGGGATGCCGAGACCGCCGGGAGGATCGCCGGCCGGCTGCTCGGCGCCGGGGTCGCCGCCGTCGACGAGTGGCTGCACACCCTGCCCGGCGAGCGCAACGGCTCGTCGCCCGCCTAG
- a CDS encoding LLM class F420-dependent oxidoreductase gives MKFGIIFANTMQFTGREGLVELAQGAEAVGFESLWTVEHVIYPDAYESEYPYDRSGKMVMAPETDLPDPLIWLTWVAAVTERIHLGTGILILPQRNPLVLAKEVATLDALAGGRVELGIGVGWLEEEFDALGVPFAGRGRRTDEYVGAMRALWDGDHASYEGETVSFRGASVNPKPPRGRVPIHVGGHTETSARRAGRLGDGYFPGKGDLPTLIDIVRQTAADAGRDPEAIEITAGSAGILGEDPVGAVQELADQGVDRVVVPSFAFLRSTTDDLAAFAERAIVPTADL, from the coding sequence ATGAAGTTCGGGATCATCTTCGCCAACACCATGCAGTTCACCGGCCGCGAGGGGTTGGTGGAGCTGGCCCAGGGGGCCGAGGCCGTCGGCTTCGAGTCGCTGTGGACCGTCGAGCACGTCATCTACCCGGACGCGTACGAGAGCGAGTACCCCTACGACCGCAGTGGCAAGATGGTCATGGCCCCGGAGACGGACCTGCCCGACCCGCTGATCTGGCTCACGTGGGTGGCGGCGGTGACCGAGCGGATCCACCTCGGCACCGGGATCCTCATCCTCCCGCAGCGCAACCCGCTGGTGCTGGCCAAGGAGGTGGCCACGCTGGACGCCCTGGCCGGCGGCCGGGTCGAGCTGGGCATCGGCGTGGGGTGGCTCGAGGAGGAGTTCGACGCCCTCGGCGTCCCCTTCGCCGGGCGGGGCAGGCGCACCGACGAGTACGTGGGGGCCATGCGGGCCCTGTGGGACGGCGACCACGCCAGCTACGAGGGCGAGACGGTGTCGTTCCGGGGGGCCAGCGTCAACCCCAAGCCCCCGCGCGGGCGGGTGCCGATCCACGTCGGCGGCCACACCGAGACGTCGGCCCGCCGGGCCGGGCGCCTGGGCGACGGGTACTTCCCGGGCAAGGGCGACCTCCCGACGCTGATCGACATCGTCCGCCAGACCGCGGCCGACGCCGGGCGCGACCCCGAGGCCATCGAGATCACCGCCGGGAGCGCCGGCATCCTCGGCGAGGATCCCGTCGGGGCGGTGCAGGAGCTGGCCGACCAGGGCGTCGACCGCGTGGTCGTGCCGTCGTTCGCCTTCCTCCGCTCCACCACCGACGACCTGGCCGCCTTCGCCGAGCGGGCCATCGTCCCTACCGCCGACCTCTGA